A genomic segment from Barrientosiimonas humi encodes:
- a CDS encoding glycosyltransferase family 2 protein, with translation MPENASNTPDLTVVIPMCNAADTVGELAQQILSLPNREVQIVAIDDASTDGSPDALRALGSDAISVIELESNHGAGYARNVGFAQATGRYTLFFDADDEIHVEALESAISELDSTGADLAMMPYSYRRGHSTEYTGMNSFDEVVWRSYMSGMSDRVAPLTEVPRLLGFSNYPWNKVLRTDRYQDAGLRFGEVHVHNDILGHWMSLLLARKLVLLDEQICTHIVGEGGANLSNRMGRERLALFDALDETYDMISGNPELRNRYSHHYWDFALRVTDWAISRISPEVVDEARYRLQAHLLRMSIVEFMRIRERRDPSLANRITSRALA, from the coding sequence GTGCCCGAGAACGCGTCGAACACCCCCGACCTGACCGTCGTCATCCCGATGTGCAACGCCGCCGACACGGTCGGCGAGCTGGCCCAGCAGATCCTGTCGCTGCCCAACCGCGAGGTGCAGATCGTCGCGATCGACGACGCCTCCACCGACGGCTCCCCCGACGCCCTGCGCGCGCTCGGTAGCGACGCGATCAGCGTCATCGAGCTCGAGAGCAACCACGGCGCGGGATACGCCCGCAACGTCGGCTTCGCGCAGGCGACCGGCCGATACACCCTCTTCTTCGACGCCGACGACGAGATCCACGTCGAGGCGCTGGAGTCGGCGATCTCCGAGCTGGACTCGACCGGCGCGGACCTGGCGATGATGCCGTACAGCTATCGCCGCGGGCACAGCACCGAGTACACCGGGATGAACTCCTTCGACGAGGTCGTCTGGCGCAGCTACATGTCGGGCATGAGCGACCGGGTGGCGCCGCTCACCGAGGTCCCGCGCCTGCTCGGCTTCTCCAACTACCCCTGGAACAAGGTGCTGCGCACCGACCGCTACCAGGACGCCGGGCTGCGCTTCGGCGAGGTGCACGTGCACAACGACATCCTCGGGCACTGGATGTCGCTGCTGCTGGCCCGCAAGCTCGTGCTGCTGGACGAGCAGATCTGCACCCACATCGTCGGCGAGGGCGGCGCCAACCTGTCCAACCGGATGGGCCGCGAGCGCCTCGCGCTGTTCGACGCGCTGGACGAGACGTACGACATGATCTCCGGCAACCCCGAGCTGCGGAACCGCTACTCCCACCACTACTGGGACTTCGCGCTGCGGGTGACCGACTGGGCCATCAGCCGCATCTCCCCCGAGGTCGTCGACGAGGCCCGATACCGCCTGCAGGCGCACCTGCTGCGGATGAGCATCGTGGAGTTCATGCGCATCCGGGAGCGACGCGACCCCAGCCTCGCCAACCGGATCACCTCCCGCGCCCTGGCCTGA
- a CDS encoding GNAT family N-acetyltransferase — MSLELPLQPVTLTGDLVRLEPLSLEHVEGLREASADGDLADRWYTGVAPPERMAEQVEQRLALQRAGTMLPFTAVRPRDGQVLGVTTLYDISPDVPRVSIGYTWNRESAHGTGTNPESKLLLMTHAFEQLGVRCVRFETSWSNQQSRQAIERLGARLDGVLRADRLEKTGDLRDTCVYSVLAHEWPSVRSGLQHRLRRRGARA; from the coding sequence ATGAGCCTGGAGCTGCCGCTGCAGCCGGTGACCCTCACCGGAGACCTGGTCCGCCTCGAGCCGCTGTCGCTGGAGCACGTCGAGGGGCTGCGCGAGGCGAGCGCCGACGGCGACCTGGCCGACCGGTGGTACACCGGGGTCGCCCCGCCCGAGCGCATGGCCGAGCAGGTCGAGCAGCGCCTTGCCCTGCAGCGCGCGGGCACGATGCTGCCCTTCACCGCCGTACGCCCTCGCGACGGTCAGGTGCTCGGCGTCACCACGCTCTACGACATCTCCCCGGACGTCCCGCGCGTGTCGATCGGCTACACCTGGAACCGGGAGTCCGCGCACGGCACCGGCACCAACCCCGAGTCGAAGCTGCTGCTGATGACCCACGCCTTCGAGCAGCTCGGCGTGCGGTGCGTGCGGTTCGAGACCAGCTGGTCCAACCAGCAGTCCCGGCAGGCCATCGAGCGCCTCGGCGCCCGGCTCGACGGGGTGCTGCGGGCCGACCGGCTGGAGAAGACCGGCGACCTGCGCGACACCTGCGTCTACTCGGTGCTGGCGCACGAGTGGCCCTCGGTGCGCAGCGGGCTGCAGCACCGGCTGCGCCGCCGCGGCGCCCGCGCCTGA
- a CDS encoding DUF6020 family protein — MSSVAEPGGSVTTAARRRSAVAVVGGLLGAAAVFVRPPGTSPDDQTIGTVSITTAIVAVALVVAGRWLIGVVRPRVWRPALALGGLFALLAIVGDLIGGAEPQPLSDLTRVQTALLPVRLLGLAWIFAAVLAGVFEGTLRQRDATVVNGAGRPGAFLAALRSGASRRPVWLLFAALVLVRVPALVVWFPGVVPFDTFRSYAQVRGTAPWTSYEPVGHTALVWAYEQVGSALSLGDVGKVAIAVIVQIVAMAAACTFMLVRMARWGVHRFVFWGSLAWVALSPVFGLFSVIQVKDVPFALAALVFCVAVAEVTVHDSTRGERWPWVVMALAGVATILLRNNGIHVVALTLVVLVVALRGLRKPLLAVLAACLVGYAAYTGPVYSALGIGESRQVEMFSAPIQQVARIALAHGDELDATDRQWIADNFDGMTPAELGDAYDEGVSDPPKEAALFSWDDHTTGEFVAGWARLVRQYPETAVEASIAATVGYWAPDAPLRDVFYTWSRNDIRDIHLEIPWGPQPPGLRKELVDASLLSTNPEDTRRGMTTNPGFMGPQFRTLPVVGQVISPGLTVWVWVTSIVGVALLGRRRRWAVMVPAAVLFLTLLASPVSGSLRYSLLLFAALPLAVAMISTPPRVRPDAEPAARTDAA, encoded by the coding sequence GTGAGCAGCGTCGCCGAGCCGGGGGGATCGGTGACCACCGCAGCGCGGCGGCGCTCCGCGGTCGCCGTCGTCGGCGGGCTGCTCGGCGCGGCGGCGGTCTTCGTGCGCCCCCCGGGCACGAGCCCGGACGACCAGACGATCGGGACCGTCTCGATCACCACGGCGATCGTCGCGGTCGCCCTCGTGGTCGCCGGGCGCTGGCTGATCGGCGTCGTGCGGCCGCGCGTCTGGCGGCCGGCCCTGGCGCTGGGCGGCCTGTTCGCGCTGCTCGCGATCGTCGGCGACCTCATCGGCGGCGCCGAGCCGCAGCCCCTGTCCGACCTGACCCGGGTGCAGACCGCCCTGCTGCCCGTACGCCTGCTCGGCCTGGCCTGGATCTTCGCCGCCGTGCTCGCGGGCGTCTTCGAGGGGACCCTGCGCCAGCGCGACGCCACCGTGGTGAACGGGGCGGGGCGGCCCGGCGCGTTCCTGGCCGCGCTGCGCTCCGGCGCGTCGCGCCGGCCGGTGTGGCTGCTGTTCGCGGCGCTCGTGCTCGTGCGCGTCCCGGCGCTGGTCGTGTGGTTCCCCGGCGTCGTGCCGTTCGACACCTTCCGCAGCTACGCCCAGGTGCGCGGCACCGCCCCGTGGACGTCGTACGAGCCCGTCGGGCACACCGCGCTGGTGTGGGCGTACGAGCAGGTCGGCTCCGCGCTCTCGCTCGGCGACGTCGGCAAGGTCGCGATCGCCGTGATCGTGCAGATCGTCGCGATGGCCGCGGCCTGCACGTTCATGCTCGTGCGGATGGCCCGCTGGGGGGTGCACCGGTTCGTCTTCTGGGGGTCGCTCGCCTGGGTGGCGCTGTCGCCGGTCTTCGGGCTGTTCTCGGTGATCCAGGTCAAGGACGTGCCGTTCGCCCTCGCCGCGCTCGTGTTCTGCGTCGCCGTCGCCGAGGTGACCGTGCACGACTCCACCCGCGGCGAGCGCTGGCCGTGGGTGGTCATGGCGCTCGCCGGTGTGGCCACGATCCTGTTGCGCAACAACGGGATCCACGTGGTCGCGCTCACGCTCGTCGTGCTGGTCGTCGCGCTGCGCGGGCTCCGCAAGCCGCTGCTGGCGGTGCTCGCTGCGTGCCTCGTGGGCTACGCCGCCTACACCGGCCCGGTCTACTCCGCGCTGGGCATCGGGGAGTCGCGCCAGGTCGAGATGTTCTCCGCCCCGATCCAGCAGGTCGCGCGCATCGCGCTGGCGCACGGCGACGAGCTGGACGCCACCGACCGGCAGTGGATCGCCGACAACTTCGACGGCATGACGCCGGCCGAGCTCGGCGACGCCTACGACGAGGGGGTCTCCGACCCGCCCAAGGAGGCGGCGCTGTTCTCCTGGGACGACCACACCACCGGGGAGTTCGTCGCCGGGTGGGCCCGGCTGGTCCGGCAGTACCCCGAGACCGCCGTCGAGGCCTCGATCGCCGCCACCGTCGGGTACTGGGCCCCCGACGCACCGCTGCGCGACGTGTTCTACACCTGGTCGCGCAACGACATCCGCGACATCCACCTGGAGATCCCGTGGGGACCGCAGCCGCCCGGGCTGCGCAAGGAGCTCGTCGACGCCTCGCTGCTCAGCACCAACCCCGAGGACACCCGGCGCGGCATGACCACCAACCCCGGCTTCATGGGCCCGCAGTTCCGCACCCTCCCGGTGGTCGGCCAGGTGATCTCGCCGGGGCTGACCGTCTGGGTGTGGGTGACCTCGATCGTGGGGGTCGCGCTGCTCGGCCGGCGCCGCCGCTGGGCGGTCATGGTGCCCGCGGCCGTGCTCTTCCTGACCCTGCTTGCGAGCCCGGTGTCGGGGTCGCTGCGCTACTCGCTGCTGCTGTTCGCGGCGCTCCCGCTGGCCGTCGCGATGATCAGCACGCCGCCGCGCGTCAGGCCGGACGCCGAGCCCGCAGCCAGAACCGACGCTGCGTGA
- a CDS encoding glycosyltransferase family 2 protein, translated as MPPTIAAIVPCYNEEAAVGKVVADLRAAVPEMTVYVYDNNSTDDTARVAAEAGAIVRAEERKGKGNVVRRAFADIDADVYLIIDGDDTYDAAAAPELIKALLDGPYDHILGVRTQDADVESAYRPGHELGNKAFNRLVTGLFGEPVTDMLSGYRVFSRRFVKSFPALSREFETETELAVHSANLRIPQKEVPVGFRDRPEGSESKLRTYHDGFRILRLILRLVQHERPLLAYGTVSALFTLVALVLGLPVVVDFFRTGVVERFPTAFLAASVMILAMLSLVVGLILNGLLHARQEAARLAYLRYSPVARETA; from the coding sequence GTGCCGCCGACCATTGCCGCCATCGTGCCGTGCTACAACGAGGAAGCGGCGGTCGGCAAGGTCGTCGCAGACCTGCGGGCCGCCGTGCCCGAGATGACGGTCTACGTCTACGACAACAACAGCACCGACGACACCGCCCGGGTGGCCGCCGAGGCCGGCGCGATCGTGCGCGCCGAGGAGCGCAAGGGCAAGGGCAACGTCGTGCGCCGCGCCTTCGCCGACATCGACGCCGACGTCTACCTCATCATCGACGGCGACGACACCTACGACGCCGCCGCGGCCCCGGAGCTGATCAAGGCCCTGCTCGACGGCCCGTACGACCACATCCTCGGGGTGCGCACCCAGGACGCCGACGTCGAGAGCGCCTACCGGCCCGGTCACGAGCTCGGCAACAAGGCGTTCAACCGGCTGGTGACGGGGCTGTTCGGCGAGCCGGTCACCGACATGCTCAGCGGATACCGCGTCTTCTCCCGGCGCTTCGTGAAGTCCTTCCCGGCGCTGTCGCGCGAGTTCGAGACCGAGACCGAGCTGGCCGTGCACTCGGCCAACCTGCGCATCCCGCAGAAGGAGGTCCCGGTCGGCTTCCGCGACCGGCCGGAGGGCAGCGAGAGCAAGCTGCGCACCTATCACGACGGATTCCGGATCCTGCGCCTCATCCTGCGCCTGGTGCAGCACGAGCGGCCGCTGCTGGCGTACGGCACCGTGAGCGCCCTGTTCACCCTCGTGGCCCTGGTGCTCGGCCTGCCGGTCGTCGTCGACTTCTTCCGCACCGGGGTGGTCGAGCGGTTCCCGACCGCGTTCCTCGCCGCCTCGGTGATGATCCTGGCGATGCTGTCGCTGGTCGTCGGGCTGATCCTCAACGGGCTGCTGCACGCGCGCCAGGAGGCCGCCCGCCTCGCCTACCTGCGCTACAGCCCCGTCGCCCGCGAGACCGCGTGA
- a CDS encoding glycosyltransferase family 2 protein, with product MTDQSTVTAQPTKRWSVMIPAHNCADYLAETLPEVVSQLGARPDAEIVVVDDGSTDDPESVVRALGHEQVRYSPNPSRLGAIGTFNRCLELADGELVHILHGDDLVLPGFYEAMEAALADTPALGAMCRTQYIDGDSSPHGTSRRYRHGTGVWPQALESFAVSNRVRAPSIVVRSGAYAEFGGFRTDLPHAADWEAWTRLAANGPIVFVDEVLAAYRRHAASDTAARVKTGDNIRERVTAIKLISQYIPADRRASTIRRALVYSSVYATRTSAQLARRGSWPAARTQAREAVRCLMQIPGGLRSMPSENGADASPVNGKTVDGAAGSPLHRAGDHDSMPSERGAGAA from the coding sequence ATGACCGACCAGTCGACCGTGACCGCTCAGCCCACGAAGCGGTGGTCGGTGATGATCCCCGCCCACAACTGCGCCGACTATCTCGCCGAGACCCTGCCCGAGGTGGTCTCCCAGCTCGGCGCCCGCCCCGACGCCGAGATCGTGGTCGTCGACGACGGCTCCACCGACGACCCCGAGTCGGTCGTCCGGGCGCTCGGTCACGAGCAGGTCCGCTACTCCCCCAACCCCTCGCGGCTGGGCGCGATCGGCACCTTCAACCGTTGCCTCGAGCTGGCCGACGGCGAGCTGGTGCACATCCTGCACGGCGACGACCTGGTGCTGCCCGGCTTCTACGAGGCGATGGAGGCCGCGCTGGCCGACACCCCGGCCCTCGGCGCCATGTGCCGCACCCAGTACATCGACGGCGACAGCTCCCCGCACGGCACCTCCCGGCGATACCGGCACGGCACGGGCGTGTGGCCGCAGGCGCTGGAGTCGTTCGCGGTGTCCAACCGGGTGCGCGCCCCCAGCATCGTCGTGCGCTCCGGCGCCTACGCCGAGTTCGGCGGCTTCCGCACCGACCTGCCGCACGCCGCCGACTGGGAGGCCTGGACCCGGCTCGCCGCCAACGGGCCGATCGTCTTCGTCGACGAGGTGCTGGCCGCATACCGGCGGCACGCGGCGTCCGACACCGCGGCGCGGGTGAAGACCGGCGACAACATCCGTGAGCGGGTCACCGCGATCAAGCTGATCAGTCAGTACATCCCGGCCGACCGGCGTGCGAGCACGATCCGGCGCGCGCTGGTCTACTCCAGCGTGTACGCCACCCGCACCTCGGCCCAGCTGGCCCGCCGGGGCAGCTGGCCGGCCGCGCGCACGCAGGCCCGCGAGGCCGTGCGCTGCCTCATGCAGATCCCCGGCGGCCTGCGCTCCATGCCGAGCGAGAACGGCGCCGACGCCTCCCCCGTCAACGGCAAGACCGTCGACGGGGCCGCCGGCTCGCCGCTGCACCGCGCCGGCGACCACGACTCGATGCCGAGCGAACGCGGAGCGGGCGCGGCCTGA
- the ettA gene encoding energy-dependent translational throttle protein EttA, with amino-acid sequence MAEFIYTMTKARKAVGDKVILDDVSMSFFPGAKIGVVGPNGAGKSTILKIMAGLDQPSNGEARLTPGFSVGILQQEPPLDETKDVRGNVEEGLGQIKKDLDRFNEISEQMSEPDADFDALMAEMGQLQEKIDAADAWDLDSQLEQAMDALRCPPGDADVSVLSGGERRRVALCKLLLSKPDLLLLDEPTNHLDAESVQWLEQHLASYAGAVLAVTHDRYFLDNVAGWICEVDRGRLYPYEGNYSTYLEKKQERLQVQGKKDAKLAKRLKTELEWVRSNAKARQTKSKARLARYEEMAAEAERTRKLDFEEIQIPAGPRLGAQVIEVTDLKKGFGDRTLIDGLSFTLPRNGIVGVIGPNGVGKTTLFKTIVGFEEPDGGDVKIGETVKISYVDQSRAGLDAEKSLWEVVSEGLDFIQVGNVEIPSRAYVSQFGFKGPDQQKKAGVLSGGERNRLNLALTLKQGGNLLLLDEPTNDLDVETLGSLENALLDFPGCAVVISHDRWFLDRVATHILAYEGDEQNPAKWYWFEGNFAAYEENKVERLGQEAARPHRVTYRRLTRD; translated from the coding sequence ATGGCGGAGTTCATCTACACCATGACCAAGGCCCGCAAGGCTGTGGGCGACAAGGTCATCCTCGACGACGTGAGCATGTCGTTCTTCCCGGGCGCGAAGATCGGCGTCGTCGGTCCCAACGGCGCCGGCAAGTCCACGATCCTGAAGATCATGGCCGGCCTGGACCAGCCCTCCAACGGCGAGGCGCGGCTCACGCCGGGCTTCAGCGTCGGCATCCTGCAGCAGGAGCCGCCGCTGGACGAGACCAAGGACGTGCGCGGCAACGTCGAGGAGGGGCTCGGGCAGATCAAGAAGGACCTCGACCGGTTCAACGAGATCTCCGAGCAGATGAGCGAGCCGGACGCCGACTTCGACGCGCTGATGGCCGAGATGGGCCAGCTGCAGGAGAAGATCGACGCCGCCGACGCCTGGGACCTCGACTCCCAGCTCGAGCAGGCGATGGACGCCCTGCGCTGCCCGCCCGGTGACGCCGACGTGAGCGTGCTCTCCGGTGGTGAGCGCCGCCGGGTCGCGCTGTGCAAGCTGCTGCTGAGCAAGCCCGACCTGCTGCTGCTCGACGAGCCCACCAACCACCTCGACGCCGAGTCGGTGCAGTGGCTCGAGCAGCACCTCGCGAGCTACGCCGGCGCCGTGCTGGCCGTCACCCACGACCGGTACTTCCTCGACAACGTCGCGGGCTGGATCTGCGAGGTCGACCGCGGCCGGCTCTACCCCTACGAGGGCAACTACTCGACCTACCTGGAGAAGAAGCAGGAGCGCCTGCAGGTCCAGGGCAAGAAGGACGCCAAGCTCGCCAAGCGGCTCAAGACCGAGCTGGAGTGGGTGCGCTCCAACGCCAAGGCCCGGCAGACCAAGAGCAAGGCCCGGCTGGCCCGCTACGAGGAGATGGCCGCCGAGGCCGAGCGCACCCGCAAGCTCGACTTCGAGGAGATCCAGATCCCGGCCGGCCCGCGCCTCGGCGCCCAGGTCATCGAGGTCACCGACCTCAAGAAGGGTTTCGGCGACCGCACCCTGATCGACGGGCTGTCCTTCACCCTGCCGCGCAACGGCATCGTGGGCGTGATCGGCCCCAACGGCGTCGGCAAGACCACGCTGTTCAAGACCATCGTCGGCTTCGAGGAGCCCGACGGCGGCGACGTGAAGATCGGCGAGACGGTCAAGATCAGCTACGTCGACCAGTCCCGCGCCGGCCTCGACGCCGAGAAGTCGCTGTGGGAGGTCGTCTCCGAGGGGCTGGACTTCATCCAGGTCGGCAACGTGGAGATCCCGTCGCGGGCGTACGTCTCGCAGTTCGGCTTCAAGGGCCCGGACCAGCAGAAGAAGGCCGGCGTGCTCTCCGGTGGCGAGCGCAACCGGCTCAACCTCGCGCTGACCCTCAAGCAGGGCGGCAACCTGCTGCTGCTCGACGAGCCCACCAACGACCTCGACGTCGAGACGCTCGGCTCGCTGGAGAACGCCCTGCTGGACTTCCCGGGCTGCGCCGTGGTCATCAGCCACGACCGGTGGTTCCTCGACCGTGTCGCGACGCACATCCTCGCCTACGAGGGCGACGAGCAGAACCCGGCCAAGTGGTACTGGTTCGAGGGCAACTTCGCGGCCTACGAGGAGAACAAGGTCGAGCGGCTCGGCCAGGAGGCGGCGCGGCCGCACCGGGTGACCTACCGCCGGCTCACCCGCGACTGA
- the glf gene encoding UDP-galactopyranose mutase, with the protein MKFGIAGAGFSGAVLARELAEAGHSAVVYDSRDHIAGNCHTERDPDTGIMIHRYGPHIFHTGNERVWDYVNGFGTMQPYNHRVRSTVGGRVYLLPVNLLTINQLFGTTLNPAEAKEFIAEQADDSIDEPRNFEEQALKMMGRRLYEAFFEGYTRKQWGLPPTQIPASVLKRLPLRFNYDDSYFNHPYQAIPRDGYTAIVANILDHPAIEVRLSTPYTPAEHDDYDHSIWTGPLDAWFDYRHGRLGYRTLDFEEIRAEGDFQGCSVMNYGDLDVPFTRISEHKHFAPWEEHEGTVAFREFSRLAEEDDIPYYPIRLADDRTLLDQYLQAAAEEPRVTFAGRLGTYRYMDMDVTIAEALSAADQIKSAIAGGEKIPALFNN; encoded by the coding sequence ATGAAGTTCGGGATCGCCGGCGCCGGCTTCTCCGGCGCCGTCCTTGCTCGGGAGCTCGCCGAGGCGGGGCACAGCGCCGTCGTCTACGACAGCCGTGACCACATCGCCGGGAACTGCCACACCGAGCGCGACCCCGACACCGGGATCATGATCCACCGCTACGGCCCGCACATCTTCCACACGGGCAACGAGCGGGTGTGGGACTACGTCAACGGCTTCGGCACGATGCAGCCGTACAACCACCGGGTGCGCAGCACCGTGGGCGGGCGGGTCTACCTGCTGCCGGTCAACCTGCTGACGATCAACCAGCTGTTCGGCACCACCCTGAACCCGGCCGAGGCCAAGGAGTTCATCGCCGAGCAGGCCGACGACAGCATCGACGAGCCGCGCAACTTCGAGGAGCAGGCCCTGAAGATGATGGGCCGGCGTCTCTACGAGGCGTTCTTCGAGGGCTACACCCGCAAGCAGTGGGGCCTGCCGCCCACCCAGATCCCCGCGTCGGTGCTCAAGCGGCTGCCGCTGCGCTTCAACTACGACGACTCCTACTTCAACCACCCCTACCAGGCGATCCCGCGCGACGGCTACACCGCGATCGTCGCCAACATCCTCGACCACCCCGCGATCGAGGTCCGGCTCAGCACGCCGTACACCCCGGCCGAGCACGACGACTACGACCACTCGATCTGGACCGGCCCGCTGGACGCCTGGTTCGACTACCGCCACGGCCGCCTCGGCTACCGCACCCTCGACTTCGAGGAGATCCGCGCCGAGGGCGACTTCCAGGGCTGCTCGGTGATGAACTACGGCGACCTGGACGTGCCGTTCACCCGGATCAGCGAGCACAAGCACTTCGCGCCGTGGGAGGAGCACGAGGGCACCGTCGCCTTCCGCGAGTTCTCCCGCCTCGCGGAGGAGGACGACATCCCCTACTACCCGATCCGGCTCGCCGACGACCGCACCCTGCTGGACCAGTACCTCCAGGCGGCGGCCGAGGAGCCGCGGGTCACCTTCGCCGGCCGGCTCGGCACCTACCGCTACATGGACATGGACGTCACGATCGCCGAGGCGCTGTCCGCGGCCGACCAGATCAAGTCGGCCATCGCGGGCGGCGAGAAGATCCCGGCGCTGTTCAACAACTGA
- a CDS encoding single-stranded DNA-binding protein, whose amino-acid sequence MANNNKTYVTIHGNLVADPELRTTRDGATYTTFRVAVTSRQFLREENQFVDAETSYYSVTAFGALAVNVLNCAKKGQPVIVHAAQTINEWQTREGETRHEVRLTAEHMGHSLRLGRSEFRKDTRPILDAVAAQQPQVDDRPAEAYDRSEGDDTVASSGPLVPPDEHDAPDEEPAPERAYEVVSASS is encoded by the coding sequence ATGGCCAACAACAACAAGACGTACGTCACGATCCACGGCAACCTCGTGGCCGACCCCGAGCTGCGCACGACGCGCGACGGGGCGACCTACACGACCTTCCGCGTGGCGGTGACCTCACGCCAGTTCCTGCGCGAGGAGAACCAGTTCGTCGACGCCGAGACCAGCTACTACTCGGTGACGGCGTTCGGGGCCCTGGCGGTCAACGTGCTCAACTGCGCGAAGAAGGGGCAGCCGGTGATCGTGCACGCGGCGCAGACCATCAACGAGTGGCAGACCCGTGAGGGCGAGACCCGGCACGAGGTGCGGCTGACGGCTGAGCACATGGGGCACAGCCTGCGACTCGGGCGCAGCGAGTTCCGCAAGGACACCCGGCCGATCCTCGACGCCGTGGCGGCGCAGCAGCCGCAGGTCGACGACCGCCCGGCGGAGGCGTACGACCGGTCCGAGGGCGACGACACGGTCGCCTCGTCCGGGCCGCTGGTGCCGCCGGACGAGCACGACGCCCCCGACGAGGAGCCGGCGCCCGAGCGGGCCTACGAGGTGGTCAGCGCCTCCAGCTGA
- a CDS encoding glycosyltransferase family 2 protein — MPQLSIIVTAYNIESYIEQCLDSVAAQTITDFEALVVDDGSSDSTPEKIQAYADRDSRFIPVLLGENSPGGVATAANAGLERARGEWVGFVDGDDWAEPDMFEKLLRAAADTGADLSMCKYSEVDDATGQPKEPADARRWDSVSPGLHRLDPEGTKTFLRFIAVPWRKLYRRSLLEDNGIRFPVGDYFYEDNPFHWFSLVSAGSIAIVPEVLCYHRVARAGQTMATADERLFKIFAHHDTIHAWLESRGLLETYQTTLLSWVISQLEWISRRTPQNLRKTLYETVQPIFAQYTLPLIIQALNEGNKGEYARRLSTAIAKQNYARYELVIGGRPATNNPALVAVHHLRYSGVRKTAELTRNYARNRMRDSTRLSQLRPLSWRSTESNADLMFGLAILQQQLDQIDQRLARIEASQQRSGRDERD, encoded by the coding sequence ATGCCCCAGCTCAGCATCATCGTCACGGCGTACAACATCGAGAGCTACATCGAGCAGTGCCTCGACAGCGTCGCCGCCCAGACGATCACCGACTTCGAGGCGCTGGTCGTCGACGACGGCTCGTCCGACAGCACCCCCGAGAAGATCCAGGCGTACGCCGACCGCGACAGCCGATTCATCCCCGTCCTGCTCGGGGAGAACAGCCCCGGCGGCGTGGCCACCGCGGCCAACGCCGGCCTCGAGCGCGCCCGCGGCGAGTGGGTCGGCTTCGTCGACGGCGACGACTGGGCCGAGCCCGACATGTTCGAGAAGCTGCTGCGCGCGGCCGCCGACACCGGTGCCGACCTGTCGATGTGCAAGTACTCCGAGGTCGACGACGCCACCGGTCAGCCGAAGGAGCCGGCCGACGCCCGCCGCTGGGACTCGGTGAGCCCCGGCCTGCACCGGCTCGACCCCGAGGGCACCAAGACGTTCCTGCGCTTCATCGCCGTGCCGTGGCGCAAGCTCTACCGCCGTTCTCTGCTGGAGGACAACGGGATTCGCTTCCCGGTGGGCGACTACTTCTACGAGGACAACCCGTTCCACTGGTTCTCGCTGGTGAGCGCCGGGTCGATCGCGATCGTCCCCGAGGTGCTGTGCTACCACCGCGTCGCGCGCGCCGGTCAGACGATGGCGACCGCCGACGAGCGGCTGTTCAAGATCTTCGCCCACCACGACACGATCCACGCCTGGCTGGAGAGCCGCGGGCTGCTGGAGACCTACCAGACGACGCTGCTGTCGTGGGTCATCTCGCAGCTGGAGTGGATCTCCCGGCGCACCCCGCAGAACCTGCGCAAGACGCTGTACGAGACCGTGCAGCCGATCTTCGCCCAGTACACCCTGCCGCTGATCATCCAGGCGCTCAACGAGGGCAACAAGGGCGAGTACGCCCGCCGCCTGTCCACCGCGATCGCCAAGCAGAACTACGCGCGCTACGAGCTGGTCATCGGCGGCCGCCCGGCGACCAACAACCCGGCGCTGGTCGCGGTGCACCACCTGCGCTACTCCGGCGTGCGCAAGACCGCCGAGCTCACCCGCAACTACGCCCGCAACCGGATGCGCGACAGCACCCGGCTGTCGCAGCTTCGGCCGCTCAGCTGGCGCTCGACCGAGAGCAACGCGGACCTGATGTTCGGCCTCGCGATCCTGCAGCAGCAGCTGGACCAGATCGACCAGCGCCTCGCGCGCATCGAGGCGTCGCAGCAGCGATCCGGGCGCGACGAGCGCGACTGA